In Haliscomenobacter hydrossis DSM 1100, the DNA window CCAGATAGGCACCATAAACCCTGCTATCCTTTTTGGTAGGACTGCTTTTCAACTTGGCGTTATGATCCAGGTATTCCGCAGGAATTGCTTTACCTAATGCACCAGCCTGTACCAAAACCTTGGCCAATAAGGTAAATTGGGAGTCTTCCCAATCCTTTTTGACCGGAGGAACAGTTTTGAGATACGCGATGATTTGGCCAAGGTGTTCCTCACTCAATGAATGAAATTCGTTGGAAGGCATAATGATCAATGGACGACCATCAAGGCCCACTCCGTGTCGAATGGCCCGAACCCAATCGGCGTCGCGGTACTCTTTGGCCACTCCAGCGGGGGTTAAGTTAGGTGCAATCAGCAGACCAAAAGCTGGATCATTTAGAAATTTTGTGCCTTCCAATTGGTTGCCGTGACAATGGGTACACAAGTTGTTGACCCACTTTTTACCTTCAACCAGACTCAGGGAATCTTGTGGTATTTTCAAACTAGCGGGTTGAATCGTGTAGGTTTTTTTTAACCGCCGATTGTAGGATGAATTCATTAGGAAAACGGTGCACAACAGGATGAGCACAAGCCCTCCCAGGATAATACCTATCCATTTGAATATTTTTTTCATGACCGCAGCATTTTAAGTTTGCCGAATCAAAACCAATTGATTTCGTCCGGCAAACCAATCACCATTAAAATTAGTTTTGAGGCTTCCCGGGAGGGGTTACGATCGGGGTGATTTGGATGTTTTCACACAACCATTTGCCGTTCTTCTTCACGACGGTGAGGGAATAGGCCATACGATCGGTTATGGCATTGTTCCGAGAATTTGCACTTACAATGTTAATAATGGCTACTTCAGGAGTAATAAACCGAAGCGTTTGTTTTTCCCAGGTATAGCCATTGCCTTGGGGATTACCGCCCCACATTTGAAACAAGGCTTTGTGTGCTTGGCGAATGTTTTCGCGGCCTTCGATCAAGCCGCCCATAGGGTTTACAACTACTGCTGTTTCGGTGTAGACTAAGGCAAAACGGTCAGCATCAAAAGCATTGAAGGCATCAAAGCCTTCCTTGCAGGTAGCTAAAATCGCCTTTTCGTCTGCCGCGTTTTGGGCTTGAATCGAAAAAGCAGGCAGTACCAAAGCAAAGGCCAAAAGAGAAAGAAACAAATTGCGTTTCATGTTCGTAAAGTTTTAGGTATGAAATGAAATTGATTGAATCGTTCCGCAGAACAATGCAAAGATGAGGCCTAAACCACCTGTGGGAACAGCGTAGATGTACGTAAACGGACTACGCAGATCTGCGTAATTCGATCAAAAATGAGGCGAAATAATTTTAGACAAGCTTGTTTTTGATGGCCAATTGCACCAACCCGGCAATGCCGCGTACTTCCAGCTTTTGGATCAGGTTGTTGCGGTGGGTGTCTACGGTACGGGGGCTGATGAAGAGTTGCTGGCCAATTTCGGTGCTGGAAAAACCCTGCGCGACCAGTTTTAATATTTCGAGTTCTCTTTCGCTGAGTAGTTCCAGCAAGGCCTGGTTTTGAATGGAGGCAGCAGGTTTGGCAAGGGTAAGCGCAACTTCGCCAGCAAAATATTTCTCCCCCTGGTTTACCTTATAGATGGCGCTTGACAGTTCTGCGATGGAGGTGTTTTTGAACAAAAAACCATCGGCACCTTTTTCGATGGCCTGCTGGATGATGCTGCGCTCGTTGAGCATGGTGAGCATGATGACTTTTATGCCGAAATAATCTTTTTTGAGTTGTTCTAAAGTTTCCAGTCCATTCATGAGGGGCATTTCGTAGTCAAGCATGACGACATCAGCCCTAATCCCCCGACGAAAGGCATCCATGACTTCGCGACCATTGGCGGCATCTGCGACAATTTCAACCTGTGGGATTTGTTCTAAAATGGACACAAACCCCTTCCGCACCAGTTGATGGTCATCGGCAATCAACACCCTGATTTTGGGTTCCATAATGCTTTATTTTTCAAGGTTATTGAGGGGGATACGGATGATAGAAATGGTGCCTTTGGGTGAAGCCGCCTCCGTTTGAAAAACCCCGCCCAGGGTACTTACCCGGCTGAGGATGTTCAATAGACCCATACTTCCCTGTGCCCTGGCCCGTTCAAAATCAAAACCTTGCCCGTCGTCTTCCATGCGCAGAATCAGGCTTCCCCCAGCCAAGTACAAGATTACCAACACTTTACCCGCATTGGCGTGTTTGACAATGTTGTTGAGCAATTCTTGAGCGACCCGATACACCCCAATCTCTACTTTTTCATCCAGGTGCTCGGGCACCAGGCTGCTTTCAAATTCGTATTGCAAGGCCGTACTTTGGAAGGTATTGCGCAGCAACATTTCCAGGCTTGGCGCCAATCCGTGCTGCTCCAGCATCGGCGGCAACATGGTATGGGAAATGTTGCGCACTTCGGTACATGACTCGTCCAGTTGATGGGCCAATTGTCCAATTTGCAGGGCTTCTTGGGGTGCAACTTTGGCAATTTTGGACTGTAAGGCGCTAAAGCCCAGTTTGAGAGCCACCATTTCCTGGGCGATGCCATCGTGCAGGTCTTTGGCGATGCGTTTGCGTTCGGCTTCCTGGGCTTCGATTACCGCATTGAGGCCCAGTTTTTGTTCCTGAATGAGGGCGGCATCCAGTTCCGCTTTTTTGCGCAAGCGGAAGCGATTCCAAAACAGCCAGCCGAGCGAAACGAAAGCCAAAAGCCCCACCAAAAGCCCCCAAATCCAGGTTTGCTGACGGAATAAGATACTTTCCTGTTTTTCAATTTTGAGTTGCTGATTGATAATTTCGGTTTCCTTTTTCTGGGTTTGGTACTTGGCTTCCATGTCCGCCAGGACTTTGGAATTGTCGATGGTAAACAAGGAATCATCCAGCGCCCTGAATTTTTTGTACCACACCAATGCCTCCTTGGGTTGCCCCAGCAATTCGTAGGAACGGGCAATTTCTTCGTAATACACCGCAAGAGGATCCAGCAATTTATGTTTTTGCATAAGGGCATAGCCCTTCATGGCAAATGCCAGTCCTTTTTGGGGCTGCCCCAGGGAGTTGTATACGGCAGTACTGTTGATGTAGGGAAAGACCAGGTTGGTTTCCCGATTGGCTTCTTGTAAGTACTGAATGGATTTTTCACAATTGGGGAGGGCTTCGCGATCCTTGCCCAGTTTGTGCAACAAATGGCAAACCCCGCCGATCATCACCCCGGCCACAAATTTGTTGTTGTTTTTGAGGGCCATGTCGATGCCTTTGCGGGAGTACTCCATTGATTTGTCAAAATCATTTTTCCCGTTGTAGGCAACGGCGAGGTTGTTGTAGGTAAAAATGGTCTTCCGGTCATCACCGACCTGGAGCCTGATTTTCAGGGCTTTTTCCAGGTATTCAATGGCTTTGTCAGGGAATTCCGAGTCTTTGTACACATTCCCCAAATTGCTGTACACCGAGGCCAGGCTTTCTAAATCCCCCAGTTTTTCGTTGAGGCTGGCCGCCCGATGCAAGTAATACTGGGCCGAATCATTTTGCAATAAATCCTGATAGGTACCCCCCAATGCATTGTAGGCATCCGCTTGAATGGAGAGATCTTTGATTTGTTTGCCGATGGAAAGTTGTTTTTTGAGCAGCGGAATCGCCGTTTGGTGCTCTCCTTTGTCGCCGTAGGCTTTGGCACGCACGTGCAGGGCTTTGGCTTCTCCTTCAAGGGAGTGAGCGGCTTTGGCCATTTGCTCCAGGGTATCGGCATAGGCAAAAGAAGCGTCCAGGTTTTGCATTTGGGCTTCTTGTGCCAGGGCGTAATATGCTGCGATTTTTTTCTCCGGATTGGTTTCTTTGTGATATACCCGGCGCAGGCTATCGGCCAGGGGGCTTTGCCCCGTCATGGCGCTGATGAGCAAGGCAAAAAGGATGGTTATAGGTGTTTTTCTCATACTACCCCGAATTTCACCAGGATAAATTTCCCGGTTGAGGTGAACACATTGCACACCAAACTTGGTGTTTACAGGCTCTAAAGTATACAAAATCCAGCAATTTCTCACTGAACAATCTAGTAATTCTCCCCGTTTAAACCACTGAAAAAATTACCTTTGCGCAACCATACTGCCAAATATGACCAAAAAAGAAATCGACCAAAACCTGAACGAGGACAATATGAAGCTGCAACTCTCCCGTTTGCAGCATCGTTTTGAAAAAATAAAACTGGGTGGCGGTGAAAAACGCATTGCCCAACAGCACGCTCAAGGCAAAATGAGCGTGCGCGAACGGGTAAATTACCTGATCGATCCCGCTACTTCATTCTTGGAAATTGGCGCATTCGCAGGGTATGACATGTACCCCGACGAAGGCGGTTGCCCTGCGGGTGGAGTGGTGGTAGGGATAGGTTATGTGCGGGGCCGGCAATGTGTGATTGTGGCCAATGACGCCACGGTCAAAGCCGGAGCCTGGTTTCCGATCACGGGCAAAAAGAACTTGCGCGCGCAGGAAATCGCCATGGAAAACCGCTTGCCCATCATCTATCTAGTGGACAGTGCCGGGGTGTTTTTGCCCATGCAGGACGAAATTTTTCCCGACAAAGAACATTTTGGCCGCATTTTCCGCAACAACGCCAAAATGTCGAGCATGGGCATCCCCCAGATCGCCGCCATCATGGGCAGTTGTGTCGCGGGGGGGGCTTATTTGCCGATTATGTCGGACGAAGCACTGATTGTGGAGGGTACCGGATCCATCTTCCTGGCTGGTCCTTATCTGGTCAAAGCCGCCATTGGTGAAGATGTCGACAAAGAAACCCTGGGTGGGGCGAGCACCCAAAGTGAAATTTCCGGCGTAACGGATTACAAAGTGCCCAACGATCAGGTTTGCCTGGATACCATCAAGGATTTGGTGGATAAATTGGGACATTTTCCCAAAGCGGGATTTGACCGGGTTGAAGCTACCGCACCTGCGGTTGAAGAAAGCCAGCTCTTGCGCATTTTTCCCAATGATCCATCCAAACCCTATTCTACTCTGGAGATCTTGCATTGCCTGGTGGATGACTCCAAACTCACGCAATACAAAGAACATTATGGTAAAACGATCATCTGCGCTTATGCCCGCATCGACGGCTGGGCGGTGGGCATCGTAGCCAACAACCGCGAGGTGGTGCGTAACGCCAAGGGTGAAATGCAATTTGGCGGGGTGATTTATTCGGATTCCGCAGACAAAGCCACGCGGTTTATCCTGAATTGCAACCAGAAAAAAATACCTTTGGTGTTCTTGCACGATGTAACGGGCTTCATGGTAGGCTCACGTTCCGAACACGGCGGCATCATCAAAGACGGCGCCAAGATGGTGAATGCGGTGGCCAACTCCACCGTACCCAAGTTCAGCATCGTGATGGGCAACTCATACGGCGCGGGCAACTACGCCATGTGTGGCAAAGCCTACGACCCCCGGCTCATTGTAGCCTGGCCTACGGCAAAAATTGCCGTAATGGGTGGTTCGCAAGCGGCCAAAACCCTCATGCAAATCCAGGTGGCTTCCCTCAAATCCAAAGGTGAAGTGCTGGACGCGGAGACCGAACAGCAATTGTTCAACGAGATTAAAGACAAATACGACCAACAAACTTCCCCCTACTACGCCGCTGCCCGCTTGTGGGTAGACGCCATCATTAGCCCCCTGGAAACACGCAAGGTGATCTCCATGGGCATTGAGGCTGCGGATCATGGCGTGGTGGAGAAGTTTAATGTGGGCGTTATTCAAGCATAAACCGGGGTCTGAGGGTTCGGGGGTTCGTAGGTTCGAGGGTTTACCAAAGTTTACCCAACCTACGAACCCCCGAACCCTCGAACCCCCGAACCCTTTGGCATGAATTTTATCGCAAAAACACTCGCCGGCCTCGAACCCGTGCTGATCGAAGAGTTAAAAATCCTGGGGGCTGAAAACATCCGCCTGGGCAAGCGGGCCGTTTTTTACGAGGGCGAAATAGATTTGATGTACCAATCCAATCTGGAGTTGCGTACGGCCTTGCGTATTTTGGTGCCTATTGGTCATTTCAAAGTGCGGAATGAAGACGATTTGTACCACAAAATTGGAAAATTCGACTGGTCGGAATACATGAGTGTAGACGATACGCTGGCCGTAGATGCGGTGACCAGTTCCTCCCTCATCCGGCACTCAAAATTTGCCGCGCTGCGCACCAAAGATGCCATCGTGGATCAGTTCCGCAAAAAGTTTGGCCGCAGGCCGGATGTCAATACCGAATCCCCCACCTTGCGCCTCAACCTGCACATTGGTGAAGATGATGTAACCCTGGCCCTCGACAGTAGCGGAGAATCACTGCACCGCCGTGGCTACCGGGTGGATAGCGTGGAAGCCCCCATCAACGAGGTGCTTGCTGCCGGGATGATTTTGCTTTCGGGTTGGGAATGTGACTGTGATTTCATCGATCCCATGTGCGGCTCGGGCACCTTGCCCATCGAAGCCGCCATGTTGGCGTACAATATTCCTCCCCAGATCAATCGGCCAAGTTTTGCCTTCATGCGTTGGGAGAATTTTGACAAAAAAGGCTGGGAAAAAGTGCGCGAAGAAGCGATCCTTTCCCAGGTGGTTTTTCAGCACAAAATTTTCGCTTCGGATATCGATTTTAAAGCCGTCAACAGTGTGGGGTACAACATCGAAAAAGCTGGACTGGAAGGCAAAATCCAGGTGAGCCGCGAGCGCTTTGAAAACGTCATACCCAGTTCTGAAAACGGCTTGCTGATGATGAACCCGCCCTACGACGAACGGATGGAACTGGAAGATGGACAGGCTTTTTACAAGAGCCTGGGCGACACCTTCAAAAAGAACTGGGCTGGCCATTCAGCCTGGATCATCAGCTCCAACCTGGAGGCAGTGAAAGCGCTGGGCTTGCGGCCTTCGCGGCGGATTCCGTTGTTCAATGGAAAACTGGAGTGTCGGCTTTTGCGGTATGACATGTATGCCGGAAGCAAACGGGTGAGAGAGGAAAGAGAAGAGATGAAAGAGGATAGTGGAGAGATAAAAGAGGAAAGAGAAGAGATGAAAGAGGAGAAAAAGGGGACGGATGAAGACTGGTAGTATTAATCGAAAGGAGATACAACAAGGTTGTCAATGCTAATGAAGTAGCATGAGTCTATTGTTCAGTTTTTAAAGCACTGCAACTTTAAAAGTCTTTTCTTTGCGCTTCGAAAAGAACCAAGTACCATGATTGGCCAAAACATTGCCCAGGCGGCGGAGTTACTGAAGCGTGGAGAAGTGATTGCGATCCCCACCGAAACCGTGTATGGCCTGGCCGGGAATGCACTGGATGAAAGCACCGTGGCCAAAATTTTTGCCATCAAACAACGGCCTTCTTTTGATCCACTCATTGTGCATGTGCCCGATTTGCAAAGCCTGGAAAACTGGGTTCAAAACATTCCAACTGCCGCCCGTCAATTGGCGCAACACTTTATGCCAGGCGCACTTACCTTACTTTTGGAAAAAAAAGAAACCATTTCCGACCTAGTCACTGCGGGTTCACCTCTGGTGGCCATGCGCATACCCGCTCATCCGCTTGCACAGGAATTGCTGCGTTTGCTTCCTTTTCCGCTGGCGGCACCCAGCGCCAATCCTTTTGGCTACATCAGCCCAACCCGTGCTGAACACGTGGCACATCAATTGGGCGATCAAATTCCGTATATCCTGGATGGTGGACCTTGTACCATTGGACTGGAAAGTACCATTGTCGGTTTCCCGGAGGGGCGTGCCACGATTTTTCGCAAAGGTGGAATTCCCGTAGAAGCCATTGAAGCGGTGATTGGCCCGGTGCAGGTGCAGGCCCATTCCAGTTCCAATCCGCAGGCACCAGGGATGCTCAAAAGCCATTACGCGCCACGGATTCCGCTGGTGTTGGGTAAATTGACTGAACTCATTCCACAACACCAAGGTAAGGCAATCGGGGTACTCAGTTTTCAAGAAAGATACCCGGAGATACCCTCCGAACGACAGTTTGCGTTATCTTCGTCAGGTGATTACACTGAAGCTGCTCGCAACCTTTTTTCGGCCATGCGTTATTTGGATCAATTACCACTTGATTTGATTGTAGCCGAACTCTTACCCGAAGAAAACCTTGGACGGGCCATAAATGACCGTTTAAGGCGAGCATCCAGCAAAAATTAATCAACCAAGCGAGGTCATGCTCTGTTACCTATTTTTATTCACAGACTGTTAAAAAACCAAATCAGTATGCGTTTCAACAAAATCATGATGGCCCTGACGATGGTGTTGGCCATTTTTGCATCTACCGCCCTTCAGGCACAAGACAACAAAGCCCAACGGCCCAGCCCTCCTAAAACTGTTGTACGGCAGTTGGACTCCCTCAGCATCAACGTTGTTTACAATGCTCCTTCGGTAAAAGGTCGTTCGATCTGGGGTGCGCTGGTTCCTTATGGCAAAGTTTGGCGCACGGGTGCCAATGAGGCTACCATCTTTGAGGTCAACAAGCCAGTAATCATTGAAGGCCAAAAACTTGCTGCGGGCAAATATTCGCTTTTTACCATCCCTGGTGAAAAAGAATGGACGGTTATTTTCAACAAAGAAGCCAACCAATGGGGAGCCTACAGTTACAAAAAAGAAATGGACGCCTTGCGCGTAACCGTTAAACCAGGAAAATCCAAGTTGTTTGTAGAGCAACTGGCCATTGATGTATCTGAAAAAGGAGAAGTCAGCGTGGCTTGGGAAAATGTACAAATCAGTTTCGAAGTAAAAGAAGCAAAATAAATGCTGTGGGATAGGGACAGGTTTCGACCTGTCCCTAAAACATTCAATCCTTCTTCTTATTTTTGCCCCAGCCAAATCAATACTCACTCCATGAAACGTTTGATCACCTCTACATTGCTGCTTTCTCTCGTCTCGTTCAGCATCAGCAGTTGCAAAAACGAACCCAAAATAGACAAGGACGACCTGTTGGGCCGCTGGGAGATTCGGGAAGCCTATCGCAATGAAAAAAAATCAGAAGACCTGATGGGGCTCTTCTTTGAATTTTTTGGCGATGGGAAAATGCTCACCAACATGTCGGGAGCTACCACTGAATCCCAGTATGAACTCAAAAAACAAACCTTGATGCAACGCGGTGGAGACATGGATGCCGACTACGAAATCACGAGCCTGAACGATACCAACCTGGTTCTGGTGACGACCTTGCGCGAGTACAATTTTCGCTTTGTACTGGGCAAAAGCATTCAAATCAACTAGCCATCGTTCAGGGCATGTTCAAAAATGCCAGTTGAGTCCAAACCGCAATGACAAAGGAGATTGTGATGTAAAAGGGCTGGGATTGACGTTGTACAGCACCAAAATTTCACTGCGTGCTGATCCCATGCCACCCTGCAACAAGCCGATACCAACGTGTATATTGTTGGCATTGACTCTTTCTATTTCTAATCCATTTGAAGTATAATAGGGAACCGCCTGGTTCGCGTATTCGTACTCAACGTGGCCAAAAAACTGTTCAACGAATTTATAGCGACTGAACATACCTGCAGTCCAGGTCAGTGGTTGAGCGCGTACAACTTGGCCGTTGTTCAACCGTTGGCTGTAATAGCTGTACAAAAAACCTACCCGTGGTCCAACTGAAAAATTTGGCGTCAATTTGTAGCCCAACATCGGGCTGATGCCAAACTGAATCAAAGTCTGGGTGCCAAATCCAAGTCCTATCGGGAGGTTCCCTCCGTACCAAATTCGTTGATTTTGGTCACTGCCTTTGGTATTTTCACCGCTTCTTTTGATGATTTGAGCATTGCTGTGGATACTCCACAAACCAATGCAACAGAGTAATAAAATAATTTGACGCATTGCTGATGGTGCTAAGGATTCTGCTTGAAATTTTTAGTAACCGCACAAAGATACACGCTCTTTTTTTCCCTCGTTGCACCAAAGATTTTTTTGCCATGAGCCTTACCGAAATATGCTAACTTTGGGGCATCAAATACCGCAGCACTGTAAAGCTTCGTTCATTATGTTGATGTTGTTTTCCTCTTCAAATAACTGAAAATCTTCGTCCAAAACCCAATACACTACCGATTACCGTCTATCAATGATTTGCGTTCCATGAAGCATTGCATTACGATCTTAAGTATTTTACTGAGTGGCTGGCTGTGGGGGCAAAACTGTCCTTTGGAAGCTCCGCTGCCTATTCCCGCTAACGATTCAGTTGTTTATAGTTTTGAGGTTTTTGATGTCATCAACAACAACCTGGGTGCTCCAGGCCAGGGTGTATGCGGGGTACAAATGCGTTTTCGCCACAATTCCATCACCGACTTTGAAGTATGGCTAAAGGCCCCCAATGGCAAAGAAATTCAACTCATTGGCCCCAACGCAACCGTATCTCAGCCAACTTTAGGAGGCAGTTGGAATGTAACCTTTGTAAGGTGCCTGGCTACTCCGATGCCCCAGGTACCCTTTGCCCAACGCTGGAACAACAGCACCAATCCTTTTGGTGCCACTGGCATTACGGGGTCGTATTGGCCATTTTCAGGTTGTTTGGAAGAATTCAACGCTGGGCCAGTGAATGGTAACTGGGAACTCAAATTAAAAACCATTACCAGCACTCAAATCAGAGGAAGTTTATTGGGTCTCGACATCCAGTTTTGTGACAAAAGAGGCCAACGTTGTTGTTTTGCCGATGCTGGAGTTTTGAGTGGCCCGGTTAATGTGGCTGCTTGTCAAGGCGATTTTGACCTTAACCTCACTGCAGCACCAACTTACAGTGGGGCTAAACCGGATTCCAGCAAATACGCCTATACCTACGCCATTGGCCGTGACATTATCCTGCAGGGTTACGATTCCATTCCAGACCTGCGCCGCATGTCCCCCGGCAATTATCAGGTATGTGGTTTGTCTTATCAACGCAAAGACACCAGCCTTTTCCCCGCTGCCAACAATATCCTGAGACTGGATACCCTGCGCAACCAACTCAAAAATGGTACAATAGCGCTATGTGGTGAAATGACTGCGGACTGCATCAATGTGGTCATCGCCCCGCGTTCAGATTCCACGGTATTGCCCTTACAAATCATTTGTGAGGGTGATTCGGTAGTGGTAGCTGGCCAAACCTTCAAAACTACCGGACGTTTTCCCATCACTTTTAACCAGCCGGGGCGTTGCGACAGTCTGGTCATCGTCAATATTCGGGCAGAAAAAAGCCTGAACTCCACCCTGGACAGTACGATCTGCGCCGGAGACTCCGTAGCCATCGGAACAAAACAGTACAAGGTTACGGGCAATTATGTGGACACCTTGCAAGCGAGCAGTGGCTGCGACAGTATTGTTTCACTCCGCCTGTTAGTATTGCCAGCTATTCCCGTAAAAGACACTGCTATCGAAATATGCTCTGGTCGTTCGGTCGTGGTCGGTGGCCAACGTTTTAGCACTTCGGGCACATACACCATACCACTGGTTTCGAGCCAGGGTTGTGACAGTTTGATTCGGCTGACACTCACCATTATTGAGCCCCAATCAGTAATTACGGCTACGGATACCTTCCTCACCTGCACGCGTACCCAGGTTGTATTGGATGGTACCCAATCTACCCCATTGGGACAAGTCATGTACCGCTGGGAAGACAACATGGGCAATCCAATTGGAGACAGCACCCATTTTGTAGTCACCAGCCCGGATACCTACTACCTACAAGTCATCACCACCAAAAGTTTGTGCGCCCGACGTGTCCGTATCATCATCACTGCGGATACCCTCAAACCTGTTGTCAACATCGGCGGCACGGATACCCTGGATTGTAATACTCCACGCATCACCCTGAATTCAACTGGCAGTACCAGTCTGGCCGATCCCCGGTACAATTGGACGACCGCTGGCACCGGGCGCATTGAGGGGCTGAATACCCAGGCCAACGTACTGGTCAGCGGCCCTGGTTTTTACGACTTAACCATCACCAACGACCGCAATGGCTGTAGGGATTCTGCCGAGGTACAAGTCATTCAAGACCTCAACCTGCCCATTGCCAATGCGGGCACAAGTGATACCCTTACCTGTTTATTGAACAGTGTCAATCTCAACGGCAGTGCTTCAAGTAGTGGGGCTTTGTTTCGATACTTATGGACTGGATTGAATGGCCAAACGGTGATCGATTCAACTTCAGTACAAGCCAGCACACAGGTTGCCGGATTGTACCAGTTGGCAGTAACCAACACCTTCAATCAATGTGTGAGTTTTGATACGGTTAACGTTGTTGCCGATACGACTCCGGTCAGTTTATCCATTGATCCCCCACGTGAGCTGAACTGTGTTACCCGTTCGATTACGCTTACTTCGCGGGTCAATCCGGGCAATCGGGCACTGAATTACACCTGGATGGCCATTAATGGAGGCAACATCACCAGTGCCAATAACACCGCCAATATCGAGGTCGATTTAGCGGGTCAATATGCGCTGGAAATTACCGACCTCGCCAATGGTTGTACCACTGAAGCAGCTGTAACGGTAAAAGACAGCAGCAATACGGTCAGCGCAGTGATTGCAGCTCCCCTGGCCATTTCTTGCACCCAGCCTGAAACCGAACTGGATGGTTCAGGATCACAAGGGGGTAGCACGGTGGTATTCCAATGGAGCACCATCAACGGCAACATCATCGGTGCCAACAACCGTGCCCGCATCAGGGTTGGAGCAGCAGGTACCTACCAATTGATTGTTCGGGATACCACAACTCAATGTAGCGACACCAGTACGGTAGCCGTCAGCAGTCAACAAATGCTCCCCATTGCCCAGGCTGGGCAAGACCTTGAATTGACTTGCAGCGCCCCCAGCGTATCCCTCAGTACTCAGGGATCTGCAACGGGAAACAACATCCGTTATCGCTGGCAAGGCCCCTGCCCTATCGCAGATTCAAGTGCTTCCACCATCACAACCACTTGTGAGGGACAATACGTGTTGCAGGTGCTTGATACCATAACGGGTTGTACAAGTACCGATACGGTGGTGGTCAGCCTAAATTCAGCCAGCCCCAATGCCCAGGTGGCGGCGGCCACAACCAACATCAATTGTACGGCTGGAGAAGGTATCCTTTCGGCGCGCGGATCATCTGGTGGGCAAATCCGCTGGTTTTTCCAAAACAATGAAATAGGCCGCGATACTCAACTTTTGGTTAGGACCGCCGGAGCATACCTTTTAGTGGTAGAAAATACAGTTCTTGGATGTACGGACAGTGTCCAGGTTCAAGTGAACAAAGATTGTAAACCCATTGCCAGCATTGCTCCCGTTGCAGGTATTTCATGTAAGCAAGAAATCGTTACCCTCGACGGAACGGGTTCAACATTTAACGCCTCCATTCGCTACCATTGGCTGGGGCCAGTTGGTGATTGTATGGTAAGCGATTCTTTACTCCCCAGCATTGATGTAAAATGCCCGGGTACTTATCAGCTGGTGGTAGAAAATCTCGCCACCAATGAGCAGGATACTGCATCGATTGTGGTCACCGCAAACCAGGTCATCCCTTCCATAGCCATTGCTCCGGTAGACACCTTGACCTGCACATCTCCGAGCCTGGTGCTGGACGGAAGTGGTTCGGCTCAAGGCAACAATATCCAATACACCTGGTTGAACAATACCGGTCAAGTGGTTGGTCGAACGGC includes these proteins:
- a CDS encoding YybH family protein; the protein is MKRNLFLSLLAFALVLPAFSIQAQNAADEKAILATCKEGFDAFNAFDADRFALVYTETAVVVNPMGGLIEGRENIRQAHKALFQMWGGNPQGNGYTWEKQTLRFITPEVAIINIVSANSRNNAITDRMAYSLTVVKKNGKWLCENIQITPIVTPPGKPQN
- a CDS encoding acyl-CoA carboxylase subunit beta, which gives rise to MTKKEIDQNLNEDNMKLQLSRLQHRFEKIKLGGGEKRIAQQHAQGKMSVRERVNYLIDPATSFLEIGAFAGYDMYPDEGGCPAGGVVVGIGYVRGRQCVIVANDATVKAGAWFPITGKKNLRAQEIAMENRLPIIYLVDSAGVFLPMQDEIFPDKEHFGRIFRNNAKMSSMGIPQIAAIMGSCVAGGAYLPIMSDEALIVEGTGSIFLAGPYLVKAAIGEDVDKETLGGASTQSEISGVTDYKVPNDQVCLDTIKDLVDKLGHFPKAGFDRVEATAPAVEESQLLRIFPNDPSKPYSTLEILHCLVDDSKLTQYKEHYGKTIICAYARIDGWAVGIVANNREVVRNAKGEMQFGGVIYSDSADKATRFILNCNQKKIPLVFLHDVTGFMVGSRSEHGGIIKDGAKMVNAVANSTVPKFSIVMGNSYGAGNYAMCGKAYDPRLIVAWPTAKIAVMGGSQAAKTLMQIQVASLKSKGEVLDAETEQQLFNEIKDKYDQQTSPYYAAARLWVDAIISPLETRKVISMGIEAADHGVVEKFNVGVIQA
- a CDS encoding c-type cytochrome; this translates as MKKIFKWIGIILGGLVLILLCTVFLMNSSYNRRLKKTYTIQPASLKIPQDSLSLVEGKKWVNNLCTHCHGNQLEGTKFLNDPAFGLLIAPNLTPAGVAKEYRDADWVRAIRHGVGLDGRPLIIMPSNEFHSLSEEHLGQIIAYLKTVPPVKKDWEDSQFTLLAKVLVQAGALGKAIPAEYLDHNAKLKSSPTKKDSRVYGAYLVQVSGCRACHGEQLNGAPNHDPAGPVGANISPGGNLAKWGAEGFIKTIRTGTTPEGKKLDQKYMPWQNIAQQDDEALKAIYTYLMAQPKLETPKELAKVE
- a CDS encoding tetratricopeptide repeat-containing sensor histidine kinase — protein: MRKTPITILFALLISAMTGQSPLADSLRRVYHKETNPEKKIAAYYALAQEAQMQNLDASFAYADTLEQMAKAAHSLEGEAKALHVRAKAYGDKGEHQTAIPLLKKQLSIGKQIKDLSIQADAYNALGGTYQDLLQNDSAQYYLHRAASLNEKLGDLESLASVYSNLGNVYKDSEFPDKAIEYLEKALKIRLQVGDDRKTIFTYNNLAVAYNGKNDFDKSMEYSRKGIDMALKNNNKFVAGVMIGGVCHLLHKLGKDREALPNCEKSIQYLQEANRETNLVFPYINSTAVYNSLGQPQKGLAFAMKGYALMQKHKLLDPLAVYYEEIARSYELLGQPKEALVWYKKFRALDDSLFTIDNSKVLADMEAKYQTQKKETEIINQQLKIEKQESILFRQQTWIWGLLVGLLAFVSLGWLFWNRFRLRKKAELDAALIQEQKLGLNAVIEAQEAERKRIAKDLHDGIAQEMVALKLGFSALQSKIAKVAPQEALQIGQLAHQLDESCTEVRNISHTMLPPMLEQHGLAPSLEMLLRNTFQSTALQYEFESSLVPEHLDEKVEIGVYRVAQELLNNIVKHANAGKVLVILYLAGGSLILRMEDDGQGFDFERARAQGSMGLLNILSRVSTLGGVFQTEAASPKGTISIIRIPLNNLEK
- a CDS encoding response regulator transcription factor: MEPKIRVLIADDHQLVRKGFVSILEQIPQVEIVADAANGREVMDAFRRGIRADVVMLDYEMPLMNGLETLEQLKKDYFGIKVIMLTMLNERSIIQQAIEKGADGFLFKNTSIAELSSAIYKVNQGEKYFAGEVALTLAKPAASIQNQALLELLSERELEILKLVAQGFSSTEIGQQLFISPRTVDTHRNNLIQKLEVRGIAGLVQLAIKNKLV